GGCGAGGGCATCCGGGTCTGGGGCGCCCGTACGCTCGCCGCCGAGGCCAGCGAGTGGCGCTACCTCAACGTACGGCGACTCAGCATCGCCATCGAACAGGCCATCGCCAACGGCACCCGGTGGATGGTCTTCGAGCCCAACGACTTCACCCTCTGGCGCTCGATCCGGCGCGACATCGGGGCGTTCCTCACCCGGGTATGGCGCGACGGTGCCCTGCTCGGGCGCAGTCCCGAGGAGGCGTTCTTCGTCAAGTGCGACGAGGAGACCAACCCGGCGGACGTCCGCGACGCGGGCATGGTGATCGCCCACATCGGGATCGCCGTCGTCAAGCCCGCCGAATTCGTGGTGTTCAAGCTGAGCCAGTGGGCCGGCGGCACCGAGACCGAGACGATCGGAGGCTGACATGCCCACCACAGCCACCCCGCAGCCCGGCGCCCCGGTCGACCCGTACCGGGCGTACAACTTCCGGCTGCTCATCAACGGCGTCACCAACGGCCACTTCACCGAGATGACCGGGCTGGAGGTGAACATCCCCGGGCAGCCGTACCGGGAGCACGGCCTCGGTCGGATGCGCATGGTGCCCGGCCAGGCCGAGTACGAGCCGGTGACGCTGCACTTCGGCCTCACCGCCTCGCGCGAGCTGTGGGACTGGGTGAACGCCACCGCGCAGGGCACCCTCAACCGTCGCAACGTCTCCGTGGTGCTGCTCGACTCGGTCGGGACCGCCGAGGTGCTGCGGTGGAACCTGATCGACGCCTGGCCCACCCGGTGGCGGGGCGCGCACCTCAACACGCTCAGCCACGAGATCGCCATCGCCTCGTTGACCCTGCGCTACGAGGGCCTGGAGCTGGAGACCGGCGGTGCCACCGCGCCGACACCCGCGTAGCTGGCTGGCCGGCCGGTTGCGCTCGGCGGCCGGTGCGGTGCACCGCCTCGCCGGGCGGGTCGAGGTCGCCGGGCTCCTCCCGGCGAGCCCGCCGTCGGCCCCGCCCACGGCAGCACCGCGCCGCTTCGGCGAACCTCCGCAGCACTGGCTGGACCTGGTCAGCGCACACGCGCCCGGCCTGCTGCACAACCTGGACCTCCCCGTGTCCCCGGTCAGCGCCGACGACGCGACCGCCCACGATGACCGGCCCGGCGAGACGGGTTCGATCGGTCGGCTCGCAGGTGGTGTCGCGGCCCCCGCCCCGGGTACCGCGTCCGACAGCACCACCGGCGCGAGCGGCACTGCCGGCGCGAGCGGCACTGCCGGCGCGAGCGGCACTGCCGGCGCGAGCGGCACTGCCGCGGCTGGCCGGCGCGGTGGCCCGGGTACGAGCCGGTTCGCCGGCACGGACGGGTCGCGCTCGCCGGGCGGGACCAAGCGTTCGGGTCGCAGGTCGGCGACAGGTGACGGACCAGCCGGCGAAGGCACCGACGACGCAGGCTCACCCGGCGGAGTCGGGCCCGACACATCGGCAGGGCCGTCCGGGTCGGGCACCTCGGCGCGACCGGCGGGATCGGATGCGTGGGGCGATACCGCAGCGGTCGGCGGGACCGGGGTGCCACGGGCCGGCGAACCCGCTCAACCAGTCCGCCCGCTGATCCGCCCCGCGATCTGGGGTCCACCCGCCAGCCACCTGCCGCCCCGGACCGACGACGTCGAATCCACCCGACCCACGGCACGCGCTCCCCGCTCAACCCTTGATCCACTCTGGTCCGGCCCGCCCTCGACCAGCGGTGACGCCGTCGCCGACCGACTTTCGAGTGGTCACGACCGGCTTCGCGACGACCCGGACGGATCGGGGGACGACCAGACCCGGAGCCGGGCTGGCCACCCCGGGTTCGCGGGCGGCCACCCCGGGTTCGCGGGCGGCCACCCGGGGTTCGCGGGCGGGCGAGGGGTACCAGGCGGGACACGGCCTTCCGGGCCAGGCGACGCGGCGACGCGGCGGACACCGGCGGACCCGGACCTGGACGGGGTCGACCGGCCGTGGACCGGTTCGACCGGCGCGACGGTGGCAGCCGACGGTGGGGGTTCGACCATCGAGCGGCGTCGCGACCTGGACCACGCCGCGGGCGACTGGCCCTGGCTGGCCCTCCCCGACGAGCCGGCACGACCTCGGCAACGGCCCCGGCGAGCAGCCGGGCGGCGGGTCGACGAGACGGGAACGTTCGGCGGCGCGGCGTGGGCCGCCGGATGGGGGCGCGGCGCGACCGGCGGCGGGCGGTCGACGAACACCGGCCCGCCGTCGTCCACGGTCGAGCTGAGGGTCACCGACCCGTGGCCGGCGCTGCCCGACGACGCGACGCTCTGGACCGTGCCGGCTGACGCGTTGAACGATGCCCAGCTCAGCCGGTTGGATCACGAACAGGCGGGCGACTGATGGAACGCGTCGCCTTCCTCATCGACTCCTCCGGCGAGCGGGTGGACTGCCTGCTCAACCCGGAGACCGTGCAGGTGACCCGGCTCGCCGGCGTACGCCATCGGGGTGTCGCCGGCGGGCAGCTCACCGGATCCGGGCTGGCCGACGATCCGCTGGTCTTCACCGGCGGCGGCCGGACCGAACTGG
The nucleotide sequence above comes from Micromonospora luteifusca. Encoded proteins:
- a CDS encoding phage tail protein encodes the protein MPTTATPQPGAPVDPYRAYNFRLLINGVTNGHFTEMTGLEVNIPGQPYREHGLGRMRMVPGQAEYEPVTLHFGLTASRELWDWVNATAQGTLNRRNVSVVLLDSVGTAEVLRWNLIDAWPTRWRGAHLNTLSHEIAIASLTLRYEGLELETGGATAPTPA